The Toxoplasma gondii ME49 chromosome XI, whole genome shotgun sequence region GAGGAAGCCGCCGCGCGTGCGAAGCAGGCCGCTGGCCAAGTCGACCCTGCAGACAGTGAGGCATTCGAGAACTTCCAGCAaacgcaagaagaaaggagaggaaattTGCCGTAGTTGTCGAGCGGAGTGCGAAGAACAGCctcagaagaaaggagacgggCACGCATGAAATGACACAAAGAGGAGATGAAAGGCACCCGAAAGAGTTTAGCGCAGTGAACAGTCAGAGGCAGTGGCGAAGAGGGGGGTAGCTCTAAAACACCTGCACTGAGTCCCTCAAGGTTTCAGTTTTTCAAAAAGTTCTTTCGCCATATTGATGATAAGAAATTGTGTTACATTGACGAGAAGGTTTTTTGACCTTGCGGGTTTGAGCGTGACTGGAAGGTGGATGTACACGGAGTGAGTAGGAAGAGCTtgagaggacgaggaaggaggaaggatGGGGAGCTGGAAGTGCAGATTTTCCGTGCGTGCTGTCCATTCGCTTGTTCGGCTGGCGCTCTTCCAGGGTCTGGAAAAGGTTGGTTTTCTGCCGTAGTGGCGACGCGTTGCATCGAAAGTCCAtttctgccttttttctGGATCTGCAGCGCGCAAGAGGAAGGGCGACGAAATTCGAGGCACGCAGACAGTCAcaaagtcgaagaagaagaagcaattCAAATTTTAAGTCTTCGCGGCGAGCGTCTCGTCCCCGTCGTCTCCGCTGTCAAAGGCTTCTGCATTTGCTGGTGGGagcgcccccccccccgttcgctgcggtgtacgtacacctcgtGCAGGGGCCAGGAACGGCGATGTGGCCGGCCCTGTTCGATTGACAGCTTCTTACTGTGCAGATTTgcatttctgttttctctcaggatCGTCTCGTCGTGTGTTCGCCACTCCACTCCCGTCGCTGCGCATTTGCGcatcttctctgtgtttgtgGTACTGCGTCCAATTTGCTCGAAAGCTAGCGAAGGCCGATGAATCCTTGTCTTCCCGATCTTGCTGGAGTGGaatctctctgtcgtctttctcttgcctGCCGTTCCAATGCCGCctcgctgctcctctcctttttcttttgcagAGAGGTAGTGTTTCCGATTTTCTCCATATGGTGGTATCCCCACTGACAGTGAAACTCCGTGCTTCGCGACTCTGCGTTTAAAACGCGTTCAGTGACTCTGCCCTCTGGCGGTGCTTGTCGCacgcagcgagaagagacactccGCGCTTCTTTTGATCTTGCAAGCCTTCACAGAGATGACCTTGCGAAAGCTTTGCCATGAAATCCCAAACTACCGATGCACAGCAGAAGAACCCCTACGTGGCCGCATGCGATGAGCGAAACAGGGGAGAAAAGCCAAGTGGAAATCCGATTTTTCTCATGAACAGAGATTTCTCTACGCATTTGCAGTTGGGATATGGATAATTAAGAATCGCTGCGCTCTCACTCGAGTCATACCTTTCGGGTATCTCACCTAGAAGCCAAATGTGATACATGCACGGCATAACGCGGCATTTGACAGAGCCAGAGATACGTTCGATTCTGATTCAGAAGACATTATGGAACACAGATCAATAACCACACAGTACATCAATAATGCCAACTTCAAGATGTCCCCCTGCATACTAGAAGAAATTCTTGAATTTTCGATCGCGACACAGCCAACAGCCAGTCTTGTAAATTTCACGTTTTCCACGAAGTCTATTTTATAGAGGCTTGAGACAGCGCCGCACTGCAAGTCAGACAAACTAAGTAAAGCTCGCGTGGCAGATTCTCCGTGTGACCGCACCCGAGAAGACGCTCTCGCGTTCGGGATTTTGACGCAGGAAAACGACAAGGAGGAAAGGAATATCTTTCTACAGTTCCTGGCTGACTTCGAAGTGACGCACACGACACAGATGTCACCCGATCgccttgttcctcttcttcccttctgtACACGTCGCCCACTGCTCCACCCATTCCGGTTCTCCAAACTTCTGTCGGCCGAAACGGGGACCGAGCGCATACAAGAATCATATAAACAAATACAATATAAatacatctatatacatatgttagtatataaatgtatattAGTAAATAGGTATACTTATATATTGGTTATATTTCTGTGCAGATGTATGTATGCaatgtacgtatatatatatatatatatatatttacatatatatatatatatatatttacatatatatatatatatatatatagagagagagagagagagagagacaaaggcaaagaagaagggtcaggaggagagagactaAGCACACCtcaaagtggagagaactCTCAGGGAAGAAGGGTGAGTGGAGAGTTCCGCACACTCCCcaagagcaggagagaagagccgagaAGGCCAGGCCCAGGAGAAAGCCAAGAACGCTGAGGGTCGCCCTCTGAGGAGAGATCGAAActcaaagagagaagaaatgtgTGAGAGCACACGACGCTGAAACCTACGTTTCCCCAAGAGCCTCAGGAATAGGTGAAGCTGGAGTTCGTGTCAGTATTTTACCAGGAGAAAATCACAGACCATAACTAAAACATGGTGTGACTTCACAGATACCTGTAAAGATTGTGACGCAGTGCCGGGGTACCATCTTCTCCACGGAGAGGCACAATGAAACTCTATGCAGTTTGCATTTGCTTAGCTCTTCAGTTTGATATCCGTGCGAGATCCGGTAGGATAATGACATCCACCTTTTTTAGAACCTCCGTTGTTCCCAGTTGGTGTGTTGCAATTAGGCATGCGCCATCTTCAGGTCGAGCTGATAGTCTTACGTTTTTATAGTGCCAGCGTCGTGGGTTGTGCGTCACCATCCCTGTGGACTGCTCAAGAAGCTAAAACTGCTGGAGTTTCACATCGGCCGGTACTCCTGTGTGTTTTAACTCTGCAGGCGAAAGTGCGGTGGCTTTTTTCTGTCACTGTCAAGGATCGAAAGTCGCTACCAGTGAAATGACAAGAGGCACAATCAACAGATTGTAGGCGAGAAAAATGGACGTTCTTGACACTCAACCTGCAACTCAACCTGCACAGCGTCAGGGGAGAGAGTGCGCTCTCTCTGGGGAACCAGGTTCTTTCCTCCACGGAAGAAAGTCTTTGTAGGGACTGGAATCCAGCAAGTCTtaagaggagagaaaatcTAAAAAACACTCCAAGACGAAAACACAGACCAATGAAATTAAGAGACAATGCGTTCGTGACTGAACGCGAGCACCCAACTGTCCAAGCCGCCTTTCTCCGTTTacttcgccttcgttttaaacttcttcttcgcctggaCAGCTGCCGCTGAGTTAACGGCTTCCTCGccctttcgctttttcttcggtTCCTCCAGTCTCATGATGGGCCTTGTCGCTTTGGCGTGTCTCTTTtgttctccactcttctcgCTGGCTCCAGCCTTCCTAAGCTTCTCGCTCCCGCCTcctgttcgcttcttcgcggcgAGGACAGATGCGTTGCCAGCTCCCGCCCCATGCCTGTCCTCGCCGCGTGTCGGTACACCCGACCTGCCCTCgcccgccttcttctccgctctgtCTTTtgcaggcggcggcgcggcgGGGGGAGAGGTTGAGACGTAGTGCCGCGCGGCCTCTGTGTAGGAGGAGTCGGAGTAGATCGGCAAGGCCGGCGCATCCGTGGCCTGGACAGACACCGCGTGGATGGTGTTGCGGAACTTCGCGTCTTCCGCGAAGAAGGTGAACGCCGCGGcaagcgccttcttcgcatTTGCAAGCAGCTGCTCCGGCGGCATGTTAGCGCGGCCGATCTTGACGGCGACGCACGGCCCGCgaggcaagaagaaacaagtcGAGTGCAGCGCCTCCTCCAACGCAGGACGTACGTTTGTCGAGGACAACTTCACTGGCAAAGGAAGCctggaaaaagcgaaagcaTCAGAGGATGCAGCGAAGAGATCGCTGGGAGTCagtgagagacagacagagggggtacagagaaagacaacgagcgacagcgaaaggagaaggacgcgcgagaaacagagagaagggaggaggagacaaaagacgGGGAGGAAGCCATTAAAACCAacgcaacagagagaggaggaagacatggggagaacaagagaaaacatTCACATGGAGGGTCCCCACGAACGTCAGTGAAAGATGCTCGTTCGCCATTTGTAAGTTCACCGTTTCGTCCacagacacacgcacacTGCGAAGAGCGCTTCTGGGAAGCCCCTCCTGTTTCTCGATCTTACTTCTTTGCCTGAATAAACGTCTTGCCCAAGACGGGCGTCAGCTTGTCAGCGATTTTGCGGTCACACAGAAAGAAGTCGTAGCTCGCGCAGAGCATGCGCTTGTCTTTAAAAGTGGGgaatttcttcttcagcttttCAAGGCCGAGCACGCGAGTCAGACCCGGAAGCTTCTCAGGAGCAATCAAGTCCTTCCACTTTCGCTGAGGATCTttgacgaagagacagcactCGCCCTCGCCCTTGGAGACGTCAAACAGGGGATGAGGCAGGACGCTAcagaaaaacacgaaagaaagtgaaggaaaacgcgcCGTGTACGCTCAGGGAGACAGGCCACGACAAGGCTACGCAATAAAGGAGATGGCAACAGCGGGCTCTCCGTACTCACGACAAAGAGAAGTCAAAACTCAGCAAGAGCAACCGACGAGGAAGGGAGTGCGGCGGGTGGgggtggagaagcgagagagcgaacgagagcaaaaaggagagagagaagaagagacaagagcagCGCGACGGACAttgagaggagacaaagggaaATCCCAGTCTGGAAATCgtctcgagaaaaaaaacaggagaacTGAAGAGAACAAACAAGCTCTTCAGTATCtggatgtatatatacataagcAAATTTGTAGATGTGTCGAGTACGTATGACTCTAGGGCCTGTATATCCAGAGATGCAAGTGTGCgcgtatatgtatgtatatataaatatataaatatatatatatatatatgtagtaTCAAGCGGACGGCTAAACGCGAGCAGGCGTCTGAGATGTATTAACACAGGTGTTGAACTGCAGAGAGCATCGAGTCccttttttcgcgtctttccCCATGTGTATCTTTGTTCGTTCGCCGGGATCCAGTTCATCACGTACATTTGAACGGGCTGTTTGCGAAAGGCTTGGGGGATGTTTTTGAGAGCGAGCatgagagagacagttgcggcgcctgtctcttccaggAGGTCTTGAGTTCCGCGCTCGCTGGCTTTCTTCATCACGTACGCCGTGAGGCCCGCCAAGGCCTTCTTGAGCAGCGCAGGTGAGACGGGGCACCCAGGaatcttctcttctgtctctgcaggcgacgCTCGAGCCGCGCCAtctgttctctgcttcttcccgaGGTGTGtagtctctctgtctcccgcggATCTCTTGTCGcgggaggaggcggaggcggaggaagaggccgaGAGCGCAGGAGGCACTCTGCCAGGCTTGTCAGGCGCCGGCGCTTTgcgggaagcagaggaaagagacttGCTCTTCTTGCTCGAACCCACAGACCTTAGGCCAGAGGACACTGCGCCCTCCTCTCGCCCTCTCTTCTTAGCGGCGGCCTTTGCCCCCTTCGGAACTCCAGCCAtggcggagacgcagaagaacaagaaggaggaggagacggagaaggagaagaaagaaaaagcgTATAGcaagggaaggaaaggacaACGCAAGGAGGGCTGAAGGGACTCTCGGCTGCGTGGAGAAAAAGCTGTAACGGGGCGCTAAAAGAGTTGCGAATGCAGTCggagcgagaggcagagaggaaaaagagacgggagaaaatAGGGAGAGGAATCGAAAGTtcacaaggaaaagaaaacgggCTTCAAAAGAGGCTCTTCaaccttctctctttctcctctcgacgACGCCAGGGCCGTGGTCgcggcgagaggcgacagaccGTCCCCGCCGAGGCTCCAGTAACTCTCGCTTCTGTGCTGAACACAGAAGCGGTTgagaacaggaggaaagaaaaggaagctaCTTTGATTTCTACAAAAATTCTCAGCGACCAGAACAACGCGAAACTCGACAGGGATATATGCCTGTGGGGCTGTACCGACAGTGAGTGTCCGCTACAAGCTGCCGGGGGCTTCTAAGGCTTTGCGCCCTCTttttcgcgcatgcatcgccaGCCGGGGCATGCACTTTTTTATTCGGAACGACAAAGAATCCTCTATACGAAAGACGCTAAAACAGGAAGagtctcgccttcgcgcgTTTGAAGAACTCTCTCCGTGTTAGACATTTCCGGTATCTTCTCTTCGGCGCTCCTCCGCTGCTCAGGTGTAGGTACTCTGGGAGTCTTGACCCGAGTCAGGCCAGCGCGCGCCTCGCCGTCCGAGTTGCTGTGCCTTTCGTGTAGTCTTTTCACTAAAGTCGACAACTTTTTGTTCGCATCATTGACCGTTTTCTCAACGACAGTGCTCCTCCTCCTCAACTCTTGCTTTCGGCTATCACGGAGTCAAACTGTGGAGACTTCCCAGGCCTCTTTGTTCAACGCTGAACAAGGCTGCGGATCGGGtgacgcgtgcatgcaaagtcAGAATATTGCGCATCTCCTTCGCTTCAGTTCCTGACGAATCAAACCAACACACAGCAACCATGGCGCGCCCGCCgccctctccctcctcttcttcctctccctcctcttcttcctctccctcctcttcttcctcttcgtcctcttcttcctcttcgtcctcttcttcctcttcgtcctctccctcctcttcgtcctctccctcctcttcgtcctctccctcctcttcgtcctctccctcgtcttcatcctcttcttcctcctcgtcttctcatacttcctcttcgtcctcttcttcctcgtcttgtcctgcttcctctgcttgtTACTCGTCAGCCCCTGATGCAAAGCGGTTGCCGCGTTCACAGAAGAAGTGGGCAAAGCGAGCAGAATaccgcgagaaaaagagacagaagagaccgcaagagagaagacgaagaagaaaaggaagaaaggaacaacTCCTCCAGGAAACGCAGGACCTCACAGAAGGTATTGTCAAGGGGAGCTCTGTCGCCCCCATCTACATTCAAAAATACACAAAAATCCATCTTCATGTATGTTTCAGTATCCTGCATGTCCCGTAGGATGAAAAATGTGACTCATGCGCgttcctatatatatacatatatatattaattTATTTaaatccatatatatatatatatatatatatatatatatatatatatgtctagATACATTAATATACATATTCAAAtacttgtatatatatgtatactaCGAGAGAGATTTGAAGAGAGGTTGAGTGTGGAGGGAGGGATCCtctggtgtatgtacaggaAGGTTATACATCCTgggtctttcttttctcgtgcATGTGTGCCCGGCGCACCGGCGGTGAGGACTTTAatgtttgtctctgttttccgctATCGATGCCGCAAGGATACGGCGCTGTGTTTCTTGCTGCAACCTGTCACATGCACTgatattcatatatatatatatgtatatgttaTACATTTGTGGATGCATCTGCAGTAAGAAGGAAACATACCGGGAGAACATCATCAAATGCGTgttcctatatatatatatataaatatgcatatgtggATGTATGAACGTCGCTGTCACAGCTAAAGGCACCGGTTCGGCGTGGTTTGGGGTGTATGTATAGCCGAATGGCATGAGGGGTCCAACGCATCCAGTGGTTTCATTGTGGATTCATAGGCTTGGAGGAATTTTGGATATTGgatgtttctctgcagaacaGAGAACGGCGTTTGTAAAGAGGcgcaaagaggagacacgacggCAGAGGGATGCGTTGTTGGTAAGAAATGTGtatcttttttttctccactttctcttctctctcttctctctcttctcattctgcctctcttcatttcccctggcttctgttctctctgtgatTCTCCT contains the following coding sequences:
- a CDS encoding hypothetical protein (encoded by transcript TGME49_314750); the encoded protein is MAGVPKGAKAAAKKRGREEGAVSSGLRSVGSSKKSKSLSSASRKAPAPDKPGRVPPALSASSSASASSRDKRSAGDRETTHLGKKQRTDGAARASPAETEEKIPGCPVSPALLKKALAGLTAYVMKKASERGTQDLLEETGAATVSLMLALKNIPQAFRKQPVQIVLPHPLFDVSKGEGECCLFVKDPQRKWKDLIAPEKLPGLTRVLGLEKLKKKFPTFKDKRMLCASYDFFLCDRKIADKLTPVLGKTFIQAKKLPLPVKLSSTNVRPALEEALHSTCFFLPRGPCVAVKIGRANMPPEQLLANAKKALAAAFTFFAEDAKFRNTIHAVSVQATDAPALPIYSDSSYTEAARHYVSTSPPAAPPPAKDRAEKKAGEGRSGVPTRGEDRHGAGAGNASVLAAKKRTGGGSEKLRKAGASEKSGEQKRHAKATRPIMRLEEPKKKRKGEEAVNSAAAVQAKKKFKTKAK
- a CDS encoding hypothetical protein (encoded by transcript TGME49_314760~Signal peptide predicted by SignalP 2.0 HMM (probability 0.691) with cleavage site probability 0.154 at residue 86), translated to MARPPPSPSSSSSPSSSSSPSSSSSSSSSSSSSSSSSSSSPSSSSSPSSSSSPSSSSSPSSSSSSSSSSSHTSSSSSSSSSCPASSACYSSAPDAKRLPRSQKKWAKRAEYREKKRQKRPQERRRRRKGRKEQLLQETQDLTEGIVKGSSVAPIYIQKYTKIHLHVCFSILHVP